In a genomic window of Croceibacterium sp. TMG7-5b_MA50:
- a CDS encoding transposase, producing MPRVIDRAELATPTAAPCALDECIDGMEAQGFDPQDEGSLLGAAHWLARLGGNGDFLAEVMLAELGRRHRSEEAHHTYGPQVIMLSPLGRPFFLRAAIWPSADEHMFRASGGGAFVYELPHDHNFDFLTYGYFGPGYASDYYEYDYEEVAGAIGEKAGLRFTERAQLTPGKIMHYRAHRDVHSQLPPAGLSVSLNIMHAGGAQGWTDQYRFKVDDDEIDGILSPGSSEVFLRIAVGLGGGEALDLAERFAARHPSDRMRLTALEAQAGMLDHIAADDLWRRAEGSGSRLVALEAVRHRRELAVRQALPAV from the coding sequence ATGCCCCGCGTAATCGACCGGGCCGAATTGGCCACCCCGACCGCCGCCCCTTGCGCGTTGGACGAATGCATCGACGGCATGGAGGCGCAAGGCTTCGATCCCCAGGACGAAGGCAGCCTGCTGGGCGCCGCGCACTGGTTGGCGCGGCTTGGCGGCAATGGGGACTTCCTGGCGGAGGTGATGCTGGCCGAACTCGGCCGCCGGCACCGGAGCGAGGAGGCGCACCACACTTACGGCCCGCAGGTCATCATGCTGTCGCCGCTGGGTCGGCCGTTCTTCCTGCGTGCGGCGATCTGGCCTTCGGCGGACGAGCATATGTTTCGCGCCAGTGGCGGCGGCGCCTTCGTGTACGAACTGCCGCACGATCACAATTTCGACTTCCTGACCTACGGCTATTTCGGCCCGGGCTATGCGTCTGATTATTACGAGTACGACTACGAGGAGGTTGCGGGTGCGATCGGCGAGAAGGCTGGCCTCCGCTTTACGGAGCGGGCGCAGCTGACGCCGGGCAAGATCATGCACTATCGCGCGCACCGCGACGTACATTCGCAGCTGCCGCCGGCGGGCCTGTCCGTCTCGCTCAACATCATGCATGCGGGCGGCGCCCAAGGCTGGACGGACCAGTACCGCTTCAAGGTCGACGATGACGAGATCGACGGCATCCTCAGCCCCGGTAGCAGCGAGGTGTTCCTGCGCATCGCGGTCGGGCTGGGCGGCGGCGAAGCACTGGATCTGGCCGAACGCTTTGCCGCGCGGCATCCGAGCGACCGGATGCGGTTGACCGCATTGGAGGCACAGGCCGGCATGCTCGACCACATCGCGGCGGACGATCTTTGGCGTCGGGCGGAAGGTTCCGGCAGCAGGTTGGTCGCGCTGGAAGCCGTACGCCACCGCCGTGAACTGGCCGTCCGGCAGGCGTTGCCAGCGGTCTGA
- the lysA gene encoding diaminopimelate decarboxylase, which yields MDHFHIRDGEMFAEDVPLAEIAAAVGTPVYVYSRATLERHARVFREAVAPAGRVHTAFAVKSNPNLAVLRVMQREGFGADVVSGGEMLRAIAAGIAPADIVFSGVGKQDRELVAALDAGIGQINIESEEEGVELSAIAAARGLRAPCALRVNPDIDAGTHEKISTGKRDNKFGVPIDRATAMYARLAGLPGLDMRGLAVHIGSQLSSLDPLEAAFVKLGELIAELRAGGHSVTQADLGGGLGVPYKAGEVFPSPAEYGAMVTRVTKGWDVGLTFEPGRVIAGNAGVLLTRVIRVKRNANRDPFVIVDAAMNDLARPSLYGAWHDFEAVRPNGTRMTANIVGPICETGDTFATGREIDAVAAGDLAVFRTAGAYGATMASSYNSRGFVAEVMVDGDRFATVADRIAPETISAAERVPDWLQ from the coding sequence TTGGACCACTTCCACATTCGTGACGGCGAGATGTTTGCCGAGGACGTGCCGCTGGCGGAGATCGCCGCTGCCGTGGGCACGCCCGTCTATGTATATTCCCGCGCCACGCTGGAGCGGCATGCGCGAGTCTTCCGCGAAGCTGTCGCCCCGGCCGGCCGCGTACACACCGCTTTCGCGGTCAAATCCAATCCCAACCTCGCCGTGCTGCGTGTGATGCAGCGGGAGGGCTTCGGCGCCGACGTAGTGTCCGGTGGTGAGATGCTGCGTGCCATCGCGGCCGGCATCGCGCCCGCCGACATCGTGTTCTCCGGCGTCGGCAAGCAGGACCGCGAACTGGTCGCCGCGCTCGATGCCGGGATCGGTCAGATCAACATTGAGTCGGAGGAGGAGGGCGTCGAGCTGTCCGCCATCGCCGCCGCGCGTGGCCTGCGGGCACCCTGCGCGCTGCGGGTGAACCCCGATATCGACGCCGGCACGCACGAGAAGATCTCCACTGGTAAGCGAGACAACAAGTTCGGCGTACCGATCGACCGGGCGACGGCGATGTATGCCCGCCTCGCCGGCCTGCCCGGCCTCGATATGCGGGGTCTGGCCGTGCATATCGGCAGCCAGCTATCCTCGCTCGACCCACTTGAGGCGGCGTTCGTGAAGCTGGGTGAGCTGATCGCCGAGCTGCGGGCCGGTGGCCACAGTGTAACGCAGGCGGATCTCGGCGGCGGACTGGGCGTCCCTTACAAGGCGGGCGAGGTGTTCCCATCGCCGGCGGAGTACGGCGCGATGGTGACGCGGGTGACGAAGGGGTGGGACGTGGGCCTGACCTTTGAGCCGGGGCGCGTAATCGCCGGCAATGCCGGCGTGCTGCTGACGCGCGTGATCCGGGTGAAGCGCAACGCCAATCGCGACCCATTCGTGATCGTCGATGCGGCCATGAACGACCTCGCGCGCCCGTCGCTCTACGGCGCATGGCACGATTTCGAAGCAGTGCGGCCCAACGGCACGCGGATGACCGCCAACATCGTGGGCCCCATCTGCGAAACCGGCGACACCTTCGCCACCGGGCGGGAGATCGATGCGGTGGCGGCGGGCGACCTTGCCGTGTTCCGTACCGCCGGTGCCTACGGCGCGACCATGGCGTCCAGCTACAACAGTCGCGGCTTCGTGGCGGAGGTGATGGTCGATGGCGACCGCTTTGCCACCGTGGCAGACCGGATCGCGCCGGAAACCATCAGCGCCGCGGAACGCGTGCCGGACTGGTTGCAATAG
- a CDS encoding manganese catalase family protein has protein sequence MYYFDKRLQYPVKVDKPDPQFARMLQQAIGGVEGEIRVCMQYFFQAWGNRAPSTKYRDMLLNTATEEIGHIEMLATAVALNLEKAPVSEQEDGVKDSIVGTVMGGGNARHTIEGMLHKHILSTGLAAQPVDSDGIPFDMSHIYASGNVAADMYCNVAAESTGRVLATRLYNATADQGMKDMLHFMIARDTMHQQQWLAVIEELGGPEGVLPIPNSFPQEQEDQANNYNFYGHAADGTPPPEGRWTSGPSLDGKGTFTMVQSVPLGQEPVLGPARPDSAAQKEQMG, from the coding sequence ATGTACTACTTCGACAAGCGGCTGCAATATCCGGTCAAGGTGGACAAGCCCGATCCGCAATTCGCCCGCATGCTGCAGCAAGCGATCGGCGGCGTGGAGGGCGAGATCCGCGTCTGCATGCAGTATTTCTTCCAGGCGTGGGGCAATCGCGCACCGAGCACCAAATATCGCGATATGCTGCTGAACACCGCTACGGAGGAGATCGGCCATATCGAGATGCTGGCCACCGCGGTCGCGCTGAACCTCGAGAAGGCGCCGGTTTCCGAGCAGGAGGATGGCGTCAAGGACTCCATCGTCGGCACGGTGATGGGCGGCGGCAATGCCCGGCACACGATCGAAGGGATGTTGCACAAGCATATCCTGTCGACCGGTCTGGCGGCGCAGCCGGTCGATTCCGACGGTATCCCGTTCGACATGAGCCACATCTACGCCAGCGGCAACGTGGCAGCGGACATGTATTGCAACGTGGCGGCGGAAAGCACCGGCCGTGTGCTGGCTACACGGCTGTACAATGCCACGGCAGATCAGGGCATGAAGGACATGCTCCATTTCATGATTGCGCGCGACACGATGCACCAGCAGCAATGGCTGGCGGTGATCGAGGAACTGGGTGGACCTGAAGGCGTGCTGCCGATCCCCAATTCCTTCCCGCAGGAGCAGGAAGACCAGGCCAACAATTACAACTTCTATGGCCACGCTGCTGATGGCACGCCGCCGCCTGAAGGCCGCTGGACCAGCGGCCCGTCGCTGGATGGCAAGGGCACCTTCACGATGGTGCAGAGCGTGCCGCTGGGGCAGGAGCCGGTGCTTGGTCCAGCACGGCCGGACAGTGCAGCGCAGAAGGAACAGATGGGTTGA
- a CDS encoding NAD(P)-dependent oxidoreductase, with amino-acid sequence MRSLPLFHRIAGHPVIVLGDGDGAEPKRRLVERAGGQVIADMAAGIAAGARLAFVGHDDAARCEADAEQLRAAGLLVNVVDRPELCDFTTPSLLDRDPVLIAIGSDGTSAGLVKQLRLRLESLLPADLGRLALALHAARAALRGRWPGAAERRRAIDAALAAGGILDPLQDAAADRVPIWLGDDEADGAAATLLELTVRSDDPDELTIRQARLLGTADVLLVPADFPPAILARARADAVRMDDSPDVVASSGRLVLRLRRA; translated from the coding sequence ATGCGCTCCCTGCCGCTGTTCCACCGCATCGCCGGCCATCCGGTGATAGTGCTGGGGGACGGCGATGGGGCAGAACCCAAGCGGCGCCTGGTGGAGCGCGCCGGCGGGCAGGTGATCGCCGACATGGCGGCGGGCATCGCCGCCGGTGCCCGCCTGGCCTTTGTGGGACATGACGATGCCGCCCGGTGCGAGGCGGATGCTGAGCAGCTGCGCGCCGCCGGCCTGCTGGTGAATGTGGTCGACCGGCCGGAACTGTGCGATTTCACCACACCCAGCCTGCTCGACCGTGATCCCGTACTCATCGCCATCGGCAGCGACGGTACCTCCGCCGGGCTGGTGAAGCAGTTGCGCCTGCGGCTGGAGAGCTTGTTGCCAGCCGATTTGGGGCGGCTGGCCTTGGCATTGCACGCCGCGCGTGCCGCGCTGCGCGGCCGCTGGCCAGGCGCCGCAGAGCGGCGTCGGGCGATTGACGCGGCGCTGGCCGCGGGTGGGATCCTTGACCCGTTGCAGGACGCCGCTGCCGATCGCGTGCCTATCTGGCTCGGCGATGATGAAGCCGACGGGGCGGCAGCTACGTTGCTGGAACTGACCGTCCGGTCCGACGATCCGGATGAACTGACCATTCGGCAGGCGCGACTATTGGGCACGGCTGACGTGCTTCTGGTGCCTGCCGACTTCCCGCCCGCCATTCTTGCGCGCGCCAGGGCCGACGCCGTGCGGATGGACGACAGTCCAGACGTCGTCGCATCATCGGGCAGGCTGGTACTTCGACTTAGGCGCGCCTGA
- a CDS encoding J domain-containing protein, translated as MRQQRFHGRHEGRGQRCEAPGCDEPGEFRAPGNRGSSFDGPGHWRWFCLTHVREFNAGYDWFEGMSAEEILQAQSPIAGWARETRAFRADGGTAMPKWADFDDPLEAIGARAADIRRKAAGRHVTQTRFTPREREALGVMGLDGQTDRAGLRRRYSDLVRRYHPDRNGGDRAHEAKLQRVVEAYNLLRGAAAFA; from the coding sequence ATGCGGCAGCAGCGATTTCACGGACGGCATGAGGGCAGGGGTCAGCGGTGCGAGGCACCAGGGTGTGACGAGCCGGGCGAGTTCCGCGCGCCCGGCAACCGGGGCAGCAGTTTCGATGGACCGGGGCACTGGCGCTGGTTCTGCCTGACCCATGTGCGCGAGTTCAACGCCGGATACGACTGGTTCGAGGGCATGAGCGCGGAGGAGATCCTGCAGGCGCAGTCGCCGATCGCCGGCTGGGCGCGGGAGACACGCGCCTTCCGCGCCGATGGCGGCACCGCAATGCCGAAATGGGCCGATTTCGACGATCCGCTCGAAGCGATCGGCGCGCGGGCGGCCGACATCCGGCGCAAGGCGGCCGGTCGCCATGTCACGCAGACCCGCTTCACCCCGCGCGAACGGGAGGCGCTGGGGGTGATGGGGCTGGACGGCCAGACGGACCGGGCAGGGCTGCGGCGGCGCTATTCCGATCTGGTGCGCCGTTACCATCCGGACCGCAATGGCGGCGACCGCGCGCACGAGGCCAAGCTGCAGCGGGTGGTCGAGGCGTACAACCTCCTGAGAGGCGCCGCCGCCTTCGCTTGA
- a CDS encoding FepA family TonB-dependent siderophore receptor, protein MRFHARTLVSASAICLVAATPVLAQDAAGGETAENDEIDVADSQGSGDPQDIVVSAQVQGLQALGATTLTAEDIAKQPPVNDLSDLLRRQPGLNLTGAGSAGTYGNNRQIDIRGMGPENTLILIDGKPAQSRNSVRMGRDGERNTRGDTNWVPAEQIERVEILRGPAAARYGAGAAGGVINIITKGPATEFGGTASTYILKPESDLESMTYRGSASIDGPITAGLGFRVYGNWSKTTGDDPAINGDASNTPDGVTPPGGREGVENRDINGLLRWQPAAGQRLDLTASYSRQGNEFQGEYRLPSGSTSPIVQSLIGEETNIMRRVTAGGSYNGRFAFGTFEALVQFEETQNRRLNEGLAGGGEGTINTASQFSTATLRNWYAQTSLNLPFQTGPADHVLTIGGEFRHEYLNDSFAVSQGTTAPIPGLEPGAGGVRNPEADATTLASFVEDNITFGIVTLTPGIRVDNHSTFGTNWSPSFSASVEPFPDFMIKGGIARAFAAPNLYQSNPNYLYYTAGFGCPFAFPNLGGGCYIQGNDELDAETSVNKEIGVAYTPGGWNITATYFRNDYKNKIISNNVPIGTAPLSDGRRAQIFQWYNSGDAIVEGLEGNLLIPLLPTLSLNTNVTYMIQNESKDTGRLLSVVPDYTINTTLDWQITDQFTFVGTFTRYGEQQPNGVLYSGGAPTAEQLRPREPYNLVNLNLLFRANDYFRISAGVNNLFDEALFRESSNNGSGANNYNEPGRAFFLTTNFTF, encoded by the coding sequence ATGCGTTTTCATGCCCGCACGCTGGTGTCCGCCAGCGCGATCTGCCTTGTCGCAGCTACGCCGGTCCTGGCGCAGGATGCCGCAGGCGGCGAGACGGCAGAAAACGACGAGATCGACGTCGCCGACAGCCAAGGCAGCGGCGATCCGCAGGACATTGTCGTCAGCGCTCAGGTGCAGGGGTTGCAGGCGCTGGGCGCCACCACCCTGACGGCGGAGGACATCGCCAAGCAGCCGCCGGTCAACGACCTGTCGGACCTGCTGCGCCGCCAGCCGGGCCTGAACCTGACGGGCGCGGGCAGTGCCGGAACCTACGGCAACAACCGGCAGATCGACATTCGCGGCATGGGTCCGGAAAACACCCTGATCCTGATCGATGGCAAGCCGGCGCAATCGCGCAATTCCGTCCGCATGGGCCGGGACGGCGAACGCAACACGCGCGGCGATACCAACTGGGTCCCGGCCGAGCAGATCGAGCGGGTGGAAATCCTGCGCGGTCCGGCCGCGGCCCGCTATGGCGCGGGTGCCGCGGGCGGCGTCATCAACATCATCACCAAGGGGCCTGCGACCGAGTTCGGCGGAACCGCCTCCACCTACATCCTGAAGCCCGAGAGCGATCTGGAAAGCATGACCTATCGCGGCAGTGCTTCCATCGACGGACCGATCACGGCCGGGCTGGGCTTCCGCGTCTACGGCAACTGGAGCAAGACGACGGGCGATGATCCGGCAATCAATGGCGATGCGTCGAACACGCCCGATGGCGTGACGCCGCCCGGCGGCCGCGAAGGCGTGGAGAACCGCGACATCAACGGCCTGTTGCGTTGGCAGCCTGCCGCCGGTCAGCGGCTGGACCTGACCGCGTCATACAGCCGGCAGGGTAACGAGTTCCAGGGCGAGTACCGGCTGCCCAGCGGCTCCACCAGCCCGATCGTGCAGAGCCTGATTGGGGAGGAGACCAACATCATGCGCCGGGTGACTGCCGGGGGCAGTTATAATGGCCGCTTTGCTTTTGGCACGTTCGAGGCGCTGGTCCAGTTCGAGGAGACGCAGAACCGCCGCCTGAACGAAGGGCTGGCCGGCGGCGGAGAGGGCACGATCAACACGGCCAGCCAGTTCTCCACCGCCACGCTGCGCAACTGGTACGCGCAAACATCGCTGAACCTGCCGTTCCAGACCGGGCCTGCCGATCATGTGCTGACGATCGGCGGCGAGTTCCGGCACGAATACCTGAACGACAGCTTCGCCGTGTCGCAGGGCACCACCGCGCCGATCCCCGGACTGGAGCCGGGCGCTGGTGGTGTGCGGAATCCGGAAGCTGACGCGACCACGCTGGCCTCCTTCGTGGAGGACAACATCACCTTCGGCATAGTGACGCTGACGCCCGGCATCCGGGTCGACAATCACAGCACGTTCGGCACCAATTGGTCGCCCAGCTTTTCCGCCAGCGTGGAGCCGTTTCCCGATTTCATGATCAAGGGCGGCATCGCGCGGGCCTTCGCCGCGCCCAACCTCTACCAGTCGAACCCGAACTACCTCTACTACACCGCAGGCTTCGGCTGCCCGTTCGCGTTCCCGAACCTGGGTGGCGGCTGCTACATTCAGGGCAACGACGAACTGGATGCGGAAACCAGCGTCAACAAGGAGATCGGCGTCGCCTACACGCCGGGCGGATGGAACATCACGGCGACCTACTTCCGCAACGATTACAAGAACAAGATCATCTCCAACAATGTGCCGATCGGCACCGCCCCGTTGAGCGATGGGCGCCGGGCCCAGATTTTCCAGTGGTACAATTCGGGCGACGCGATCGTTGAAGGGTTAGAGGGGAACCTGCTGATCCCGCTGCTGCCCACGCTGTCGCTGAACACCAACGTCACCTACATGATCCAGAACGAAAGCAAGGACACCGGCCGGCTGCTTTCCGTCGTGCCGGATTACACGATCAACACCACGCTGGACTGGCAGATTACCGACCAGTTCACCTTCGTTGGAACCTTCACCCGCTATGGCGAGCAGCAGCCGAACGGCGTACTCTACAGCGGCGGGGCGCCCACGGCGGAGCAGTTGCGCCCGCGCGAGCCATATAACCTCGTCAACCTGAACCTGCTGTTCCGCGCCAACGATTATTTCCGGATCAGCGCCGGCGTGAACAACCTGTTCGACGAGGCGCTCTTCCGTGAGAGCAGCAATAACGGGTCGGGCGCGAACAATTACAACGAGCCGGGCCGGGCGTTCTTCCTGACCACCAACTTCACGTTCTGA
- a CDS encoding BolA family protein, whose protein sequence is MPGPLATEMEQRLTAAFAPARLEVINDSASHHGHAGDDGSGESHFTLVIEAEAFAGTSRLERQRMVNRALGDIPGTRVHALAIRAYAPGEAVR, encoded by the coding sequence ATGCCCGGTCCCCTCGCCACCGAGATGGAACAGCGCCTCACCGCGGCCTTCGCGCCCGCCCGGCTGGAAGTCATCAACGACAGTGCCAGCCACCACGGCCATGCAGGCGACGATGGCAGCGGGGAATCACACTTTACGCTGGTGATCGAGGCGGAGGCGTTTGCCGGCACCAGCCGGCTGGAGCGACAGCGCATGGTCAACCGGGCGCTGGGCGACATTCCCGGCACCCGCGTCCATGCCCTCGCCATCCGGGCCTATGCACCGGGCGAGGCGGTGCGCTGA
- the argH gene encoding argininosuccinate lyase: MWGGRFAEGPTSVMREINASIPFDKALWRQDIAASKAHAAMLGACGIVMVEDALTIERGLDTIAGEYAANGVPEDWDLEDIHMVTESRLAKLIGPAAGRLHTARSRNDQVATDFRLWVRDALDEVDAALAALQGALVSRAGEHAGSIMPGFTHLQTAQPVTLGHHLMAYYEMFRRDRSRIADARRRLNECPLGSAALAGTGFPIDRSMTAQALGFDRPTANSLDAVSDRDFALDYLQAAAQCALHLSRLAEEFILWASQPFGFVRLPDALSTGSSIMPQKKNPDAAELVRGHAGRITGCLVALTVTMKGLPLAYSKDMQDDKPPVFEAHGLLGLSLAAMTGMVADATFQTARMRQAAELGYATATDLADWLVRQADIPFRQAHHITGAAVKLAESRGVALDALSLADLQAIDGRITDDVFAALSVEASVAARASHGGTAPAEVAKRVADARAMLGLEE; the protein is encoded by the coding sequence ATGTGGGGCGGCAGGTTCGCCGAAGGACCCACCAGCGTGATGCGGGAGATTAACGCCTCCATCCCGTTCGACAAGGCATTGTGGCGGCAGGACATTGCCGCCAGCAAGGCGCATGCCGCCATGCTGGGCGCGTGCGGGATCGTCATGGTGGAGGACGCCCTGACGATCGAACGCGGTCTCGACACCATTGCCGGCGAATATGCCGCGAACGGCGTGCCGGAGGACTGGGATCTTGAGGATATCCACATGGTCACCGAAAGCCGGCTGGCCAAACTGATCGGTCCGGCAGCGGGACGCCTGCACACGGCGCGCAGCCGCAACGACCAGGTGGCGACCGATTTCCGCCTGTGGGTCCGCGACGCTCTGGACGAAGTGGATGCCGCGTTAGCCGCGCTGCAAGGTGCGCTGGTCAGCCGCGCGGGCGAACATGCCGGCAGTATCATGCCCGGCTTCACGCATCTGCAGACCGCGCAGCCGGTGACTCTGGGCCATCATCTGATGGCTTATTACGAGATGTTCCGGCGCGACCGCTCCCGTATCGCCGATGCGCGCCGGCGGCTCAACGAGTGTCCGCTGGGCAGCGCCGCGCTGGCGGGAACCGGCTTCCCGATCGACAGGTCGATGACCGCGCAGGCGCTGGGCTTCGACCGGCCGACCGCCAACAGCCTGGACGCGGTATCCGACCGCGACTTCGCGCTCGACTACCTGCAGGCTGCCGCCCAATGCGCGCTGCATCTGTCACGGCTGGCGGAGGAGTTCATCCTGTGGGCCAGCCAGCCCTTCGGCTTCGTCCGCCTGCCCGATGCGCTCAGCACCGGCAGTTCGATCATGCCGCAGAAGAAGAACCCCGATGCGGCGGAGCTGGTACGTGGCCATGCTGGGCGGATCACCGGCTGCCTGGTGGCGCTGACCGTCACCATGAAGGGCCTGCCGCTCGCCTATTCCAAGGACATGCAGGACGACAAGCCGCCCGTGTTCGAGGCGCATGGCCTGCTCGGCCTAAGCCTTGCGGCGATGACAGGCATGGTGGCCGATGCGACGTTCCAGACCGCGCGCATGCGGCAGGCGGCGGAACTGGGCTACGCCACTGCGACCGACCTTGCCGACTGGCTGGTGCGGCAGGCGGATATTCCGTTCCGGCAGGCGCATCACATCACCGGTGCCGCCGTGAAGCTGGCAGAAAGCCGCGGCGTGGCGCTGGATGCCTTGTCGCTGGCGGACCTGCAGGCGATCGATGGTCGCATTACGGACGATGTCTTCGCTGCCCTTTCTGTCGAGGCATCGGTCGCCGCGCGCGCCAGCCATGGCGGCACCGCACCTGCCGAGGTGGCGAAGCGCGTGGCTGATGCGCGCGCCATGCTCGGGCTGGAGGAATGA